Proteins found in one Terribacillus sp. DMT04 genomic segment:
- a CDS encoding type 1 glutamine amidotransferase domain-containing protein has protein sequence MELSGKKILSFVSDDFEDLELWYPVLRLREAGAEVHLASETAETVYKGKYGVPATSDISFEDADPQQYDALLVPGGWSPDKLRRYDSVLEITRHFHTHKKAIGQICHAGWVLISADILDGVNVTSTPGIKDDMTNAGAIWHDEPVVVDGHIVSSRRPPDLPDYLRELIKVIQAQ, from the coding sequence ATGGAACTTTCCGGAAAGAAAATACTTTCTTTTGTGAGTGATGATTTCGAGGATTTGGAATTATGGTATCCGGTTTTACGATTGCGGGAAGCTGGCGCAGAGGTTCATTTAGCAAGTGAAACTGCTGAGACGGTCTACAAAGGAAAATACGGCGTTCCAGCAACGTCAGATATATCCTTTGAAGATGCAGATCCACAGCAGTATGATGCCCTTCTCGTACCTGGCGGCTGGTCCCCGGACAAGCTGCGCCGTTATGACAGTGTATTAGAAATTACGCGTCATTTCCATACACATAAAAAAGCAATTGGTCAAATTTGTCACGCTGGCTGGGTGCTCATCTCTGCCGACATCTTGGATGGTGTGAACGTCACCAGCACACCTGGCATAAAAGATGATATGACAAACGCCGGAGCCATTTGGCATGATGAACCAGTTGTTGTGGATGGACATATCGTCAGCAGCCGCCGACCACCTGACTTGCCCGATTATCTTCGTGAACTAATCAAAGTGATACAAGCTCAATAA
- a CDS encoding YjcZ family sporulation protein, with protein MSAGGYGNAGFYLIVVLFILLIIVGASWA; from the coding sequence ATGAGTGCAGGCGGATACGGAAATGCAGGATTTTATTTGATTGTTGTTTTGTTTATTCTATTGATTATTGTTGGTGCAAGCTGGGCTTAA